Proteins co-encoded in one Deinococcus aerius genomic window:
- a CDS encoding GNAT family N-acetyltransferase — protein MSSFHLRPATPQDAATVAAHRSPERAGGQPPHTTSAAWVEDALTRGVDLGWLAEHDGKVIGGAGLILLEWGPTRDDPSPLRARVRGVFTVPEWRRRGVARALLDHALDTAKARGLHTLSLGTTDQARTLSQALGFQASPPRDGAPDPALRKGHGARGHATSVPPKAAG, from the coding sequence GTGTCTTCCTTTCACCTTCGTCCCGCCACACCCCAGGACGCGGCGACCGTCGCCGCACACCGCTCCCCGGAACGGGCAGGAGGACAGCCCCCACACACGACCTCCGCGGCCTGGGTCGAGGACGCCCTCACCCGCGGCGTGGACCTCGGATGGCTGGCGGAGCACGACGGAAAGGTCATCGGGGGCGCCGGCCTCATCCTCCTGGAGTGGGGGCCGACCCGGGACGACCCCAGCCCGTTGCGGGCGCGGGTGAGGGGCGTCTTCACGGTGCCCGAGTGGCGCAGGCGGGGGGTGGCCCGCGCCCTGCTGGACCACGCCCTGGACACGGCGAAGGCGCGCGGGCTTCACACCCTCAGCCTGGGCACGACCGATCAGGCCCGCACGCTCTCTCAGGCCCTCGGCTTTCAGGCGTCCCCCCCCCGAGATGGGGCGCCGGACCCAGCCCTGAGGAAGGGCCACGGTGCGCGGGGTCACGCCACGTCGGTGCCACCGAAAGCAGCAGGATGA
- a CDS encoding sulfite exporter TauE/SafE family protein — protein MTPLDLLALSLIFFLTSVISVVTGATSLITVPALLAFGVPITTALGTNMLALTALSVGATLPFLRGDALDRPRLPALVVLTLVGSVVGALLVFAVPADVLPLIIACALLAVAGVVLRPTPVPPSTVPTPSRTGPLLGYTLTLLLAVYGGFFSGGYVTLLTAAWVATFRMPFLRAVATTKVVNVASSLVATLIFAWRGVIDWPLGVLLGAVMAVGAGLGARWTLRLSEVGLRRLFVGVVLLLAVKTLVFEVPWSRFLPGG, from the coding sequence GTGACACCGCTCGACCTGCTCGCGCTGTCCCTGATCTTCTTCCTCACCAGCGTGATCAGCGTCGTCACCGGCGCCACCTCCCTGATCACCGTGCCCGCCCTGCTGGCGTTCGGCGTGCCCATCACCACGGCCCTGGGCACCAACATGCTGGCCCTCACCGCCCTCAGCGTCGGCGCCACCCTCCCCTTCCTGCGGGGAGACGCCCTGGACCGCCCACGCCTCCCCGCCCTGGTGGTCCTGACGCTGGTCGGCTCGGTCGTCGGCGCACTGCTGGTGTTTGCGGTGCCCGCCGACGTGTTGCCGCTGATCATCGCCTGCGCCCTGCTCGCCGTCGCTGGGGTCGTCCTGCGGCCCACGCCGGTCCCCCCGTCCACCGTTCCCACCCCCAGCCGCACCGGCCCCCTGCTGGGCTACACCCTGACCCTGCTCCTCGCCGTGTACGGCGGCTTCTTCAGCGGGGGGTACGTGACGTTGCTGACGGCGGCCTGGGTGGCGACCTTCCGGATGCCCTTCCTGCGGGCGGTGGCGACCACCAAGGTCGTCAACGTCGCGTCGTCGCTGGTCGCCACCCTGATTTTCGCGTGGCGTGGGGTGATCGACTGGCCGCTCGGGGTGCTGCTGGGGGCCGTCATGGCGGTGGGAGCCGGACTCGGGGCACGCTGGACCTTGAGGCTGAGCGAAGTGGGGTTGCGCCGCCTGTTCGTGGGGGTGGTGTTGCTGCTGGCGGTCAAGACCCTTGTGTTCGAGGTGCCGTGGTCCCGTTTCCTGCCGGGCGGGTGA
- a CDS encoding metal-sensitive transcriptional regulator encodes MTQAKTEPATHTGHHLCMPEDARKRAARRLKIARGHLDSIVTMLEQEDAYCVDVLRQIKAVQGALSGAGEVVLRGHLEAHVATASTRGDSVEIVEELMEALKYT; translated from the coding sequence ATGACCCAAGCCAAGACCGAGCCTGCCACCCACACCGGGCATCACCTGTGCATGCCCGAGGACGCCCGCAAGCGCGCCGCCCGGCGGCTGAAAATCGCCCGCGGCCACCTGGACAGCATCGTGACCATGCTGGAGCAGGAGGACGCCTACTGCGTGGACGTGCTGCGGCAGATCAAGGCCGTGCAGGGGGCGCTCTCGGGCGCGGGCGAGGTCGTGTTGCGCGGGCATCTCGAAGCGCACGTTGCCACCGCCTCGACCCGGGGCGACAGCGTGGAGATCGTCGAGGAGCTGATGGAAGCCCTCAAGTACACCTGA
- a CDS encoding CopZ family metallochaperone — MTKTELTVTGMSCGHCEKAVTSALRSVPGVQDVRVDLPGGTATVQGEADPQALIAAVTEEGYGAQVRG; from the coding sequence ATGACGAAGACGGAACTGACGGTGACCGGGATGAGCTGCGGCCATTGCGAGAAGGCCGTGACAAGTGCCCTGAGGAGCGTGCCCGGCGTGCAGGACGTGCGGGTGGACCTGCCAGGTGGCACCGCCACGGTACAGGGGGAAGCCGACCCCCAAGCGCTGATCGCCGCCGTGACCGAGGAGGGCTACGGCGCCCAGGTGCGCGGTTGA
- a CDS encoding heavy metal translocating P-type ATPase — protein MSKTIELGVQGMTCASCVGRVERGLNKVEGVEQASVNLATERATVTYDPEQTGPQALIAKVKDVGYEPVVGEIELGVQGMTCASCVSRVERALRKVDGVLDASVNLATERAHVRYLPSSVSPGQLKAAVVGAGYTVLEGQTGVDRSDQEREAREQEVRGLRRAVTFSALFAVPLLILAMLPMLWAPFEMWLHERIPMAALNWIMLLLAAPVQFGPGLRFYRLGWTSLRHRSPDMNSLVMIGTSAAFFYSLVATVAPQVFPEGTAHVYYEASAVVITLILLGKYFEAIAKGRSSEAMKKLLSLQAKTARAVRAGQELELPVDEVLIGDLISVRPGEKVPVDGEVVSGNSFVDESMITGEPIPVSKQGGAAVVGGTLNQNGAFQFRATRVGADTALAQIIKLVESAQGSKPPIQGLADRVVSVFVPIVLGIAALTFLIWLFVGGQQALSFALVNTVAVLIIACPCAMGLATPTSIMVGTGKAAELGVLFRNGAALEGLQGVNVVAVDKTGTLTKGRPELTDLVTAPGFDRAEVLGLVAAAEEQSEHPIARAIVDAARKEGVPVFLPESFEAVPGYGLEARVQGPLVQVGADRYMERLGLNVTPFGAQASRLGDEGKSPLYAAIDGQLAAVIAVADPIKEGSPEAVRALHRQGLKVAMITGDNARTANAIARQLGIDEVLAEVLPGGKSDAVKELQGKGQKVAFVGDGINDAPALAQADVGLAIGTGTDVAVETADVILMSGDLRGVPNAYALSRATLRNIRLNLFWAFAYNVVLIPVAAGVLYPAFGWLLSPVLAAAAMGFSSVFVLTNALRLRGFRPPVRPDPVPVAAPARVARA, from the coding sequence ATGAGCAAGACCATCGAACTGGGCGTGCAGGGGATGACCTGCGCCAGTTGCGTGGGCCGGGTGGAGCGGGGCCTGAACAAGGTCGAGGGGGTCGAGCAGGCCTCGGTGAACCTGGCGACCGAGCGCGCCACCGTCACCTACGATCCCGAGCAGACCGGGCCGCAGGCCTTGATCGCCAAGGTCAAGGATGTGGGCTACGAGCCGGTGGTGGGTGAGATCGAACTCGGGGTGCAGGGCATGACCTGCGCGAGCTGTGTTAGTCGTGTGGAACGGGCCCTGAGGAAGGTGGACGGGGTGCTGGATGCCAGCGTCAACCTCGCCACCGAGCGGGCTCACGTCCGCTACCTGCCGTCGAGCGTCAGCCCCGGGCAACTCAAGGCGGCCGTGGTGGGGGCCGGGTACACCGTGCTGGAGGGCCAGACGGGCGTGGACCGCAGCGACCAGGAGCGGGAGGCCCGCGAGCAGGAGGTGCGGGGGCTGCGCCGCGCCGTGACCTTCAGCGCCCTGTTCGCCGTTCCCCTGCTCATCCTGGCGATGCTGCCGATGCTTTGGGCGCCCTTCGAGATGTGGCTGCACGAGCGGATACCGATGGCGGCCCTGAACTGGATCATGCTGCTGCTGGCCGCGCCCGTGCAGTTCGGCCCCGGGCTGCGCTTCTACCGCCTGGGCTGGACGAGCCTGCGGCACCGCTCGCCCGATATGAATTCGCTCGTGATGATCGGCACCAGCGCGGCCTTCTTCTACTCGCTGGTCGCCACGGTGGCCCCGCAGGTGTTCCCCGAGGGCACCGCGCACGTGTACTACGAGGCCTCGGCCGTCGTCATCACCCTGATCCTGCTCGGCAAGTATTTCGAGGCCATCGCCAAGGGGAGAAGCAGCGAGGCGATGAAAAAGCTGCTGAGCTTGCAGGCGAAGACGGCGCGTGCCGTCCGTGCCGGGCAGGAACTCGAACTGCCCGTGGACGAGGTGCTGATCGGGGACCTGATCTCGGTGCGCCCCGGCGAGAAGGTGCCCGTGGACGGTGAGGTCGTCTCCGGCAACTCCTTCGTGGATGAGTCGATGATCACGGGCGAGCCCATCCCCGTCAGCAAGCAGGGGGGCGCGGCGGTCGTGGGCGGGACCCTCAACCAGAACGGGGCGTTCCAGTTCCGGGCCACCCGCGTCGGCGCGGACACAGCGCTGGCGCAGATCATCAAGCTCGTCGAGAGTGCTCAGGGTAGCAAGCCTCCCATTCAGGGCCTCGCGGACCGGGTGGTTTCCGTCTTCGTGCCCATCGTGCTCGGCATCGCCGCCTTGACCTTCCTGATCTGGCTGTTCGTGGGCGGGCAGCAGGCCCTCAGCTTCGCCCTGGTCAATACCGTGGCCGTGCTGATCATCGCCTGCCCCTGCGCGATGGGTCTGGCGACCCCGACGAGCATCATGGTCGGCACCGGCAAGGCCGCCGAACTCGGGGTCCTCTTCCGCAACGGCGCGGCGCTCGAAGGCTTGCAGGGCGTGAACGTCGTCGCCGTGGACAAGACCGGCACCCTGACCAAGGGGCGGCCCGAACTCACGGACCTGGTGACCGCGCCCGGCTTCGACCGCGCCGAGGTCCTGGGCCTGGTGGCCGCGGCTGAGGAACAGAGTGAGCACCCCATCGCCCGCGCCATCGTGGACGCGGCGAGGAAAGAAGGCGTCCCCGTCTTCCTGCCCGAGAGCTTCGAGGCCGTCCCCGGGTACGGGCTGGAAGCGCGGGTACAGGGTCCTCTGGTCCAGGTCGGGGCCGACCGCTACATGGAACGGCTCGGCCTGAACGTCACCCCGTTCGGCGCACAGGCCTCACGGCTCGGGGACGAGGGCAAGAGCCCGCTGTACGCCGCCATCGACGGCCAGCTCGCGGCGGTGATCGCGGTCGCCGACCCCATCAAGGAGGGCAGCCCGGAGGCGGTGCGCGCCCTGCACCGGCAGGGGCTCAAGGTTGCCATGATCACCGGCGACAACGCCCGCACCGCGAACGCCATCGCCCGCCAACTCGGCATCGACGAGGTACTGGCGGAAGTTCTGCCGGGCGGCAAGAGCGACGCCGTCAAGGAACTGCAAGGGAAGGGCCAGAAGGTGGCCTTCGTCGGGGACGGCATCAACGACGCGCCCGCCCTCGCTCAGGCAGACGTCGGCCTCGCCATCGGCACCGGAACCGACGTAGCCGTCGAGACCGCCGACGTGATCCTGATGAGCGGCGACCTGCGGGGCGTGCCGAATGCCTACGCCCTCAGCCGCGCCACCCTGCGGAACATCCGGCTCAACCTGTTCTGGGCCTTCGCGTACAACGTCGTCTTGATTCCCGTGGCGGCGGGTGTGCTGTACCCCGCCTTCGGGTGGCTGCTCAGCCCGGTGCTCGCCGCGGCGGCGATGGGGTTCTCCAGCGTCTTCGTCCTGACCAATGCCCTGCGGCTGCGCGGCTTCCGTCCGCCCGTCCGTCCTGATCCCGTCCCCGTGGCCGCGCCCGCCCGCGTGGCCCGCGCCTGA
- a CDS encoding N-acetylmuramoyl-L-alanine amidase family protein, protein MPGQELGQPSALSGQAQGALQPGAALTPPRLGRNPGLTRVVLDLPPGTRYRLVPGGVGLRVELSGVSAPALSAQQVTPEVRAWRVEPTPDGALVTLLTGTPLTGRSGWRAQLVPPLAGSDRSRLAIDLSPALADLTPLMPRERVVAAVPPMSALRGTALLAPSVARVKPRVVLDPGHGGRDSGGVGAVVEKQVALDVALRVRDLLRVAGVEVVMTRETDRELAPDKATDLNQRAGLGTPGTQLYLSIHVNAMPPANALRGYGVETWWNPNHPLSSSFAALIQKNVITVTGAFSQGLKNNRSLAVLRGSRIPAALIEIGYTSHPVDGLNLQNPTYLDRVALGIAQGIREAVVTGVTASGGGR, encoded by the coding sequence TTGCCGGGCCAGGAGCTGGGGCAGCCCAGCGCCCTGAGCGGGCAGGCCCAGGGGGCGCTTCAGCCCGGGGCCGCGCTCACGCCGCCCCGGCTGGGCCGGAACCCTGGGCTGACCCGGGTGGTGCTGGACCTGCCGCCGGGCACCCGCTACCGCCTGGTGCCCGGCGGGGTGGGCCTGCGGGTGGAGCTGAGCGGCGTGAGCGCGCCGGCCCTCTCCGCGCAGCAGGTGACGCCTGAGGTGCGGGCCTGGCGCGTCGAGCCCACGCCGGACGGGGCCCTGGTGACGCTGCTCACCGGCACGCCCCTGACCGGGCGCAGCGGGTGGCGCGCGCAACTCGTGCCGCCGCTGGCGGGCAGCGACCGCTCCCGCCTCGCCATCGACCTCTCCCCCGCGCTGGCAGACCTCACGCCGCTCATGCCCCGCGAGCGGGTGGTGGCCGCCGTGCCGCCGATGTCGGCCCTGCGCGGCACGGCGCTCCTGGCCCCCAGCGTGGCCCGGGTCAAACCGCGGGTGGTCCTCGACCCCGGGCACGGCGGCCGTGACTCCGGGGGCGTCGGCGCGGTCGTCGAGAAGCAGGTGGCGCTGGACGTGGCCCTGCGGGTGCGCGACCTGCTGCGCGTCGCCGGGGTGGAGGTGGTGATGACCCGCGAGACCGACCGGGAACTGGCGCCGGACAAGGCCACGGACTTGAACCAGCGGGCGGGGCTGGGCACGCCCGGCACCCAGCTCTACCTGAGCATCCACGTGAACGCCATGCCGCCCGCGAACGCGCTGAGGGGCTACGGGGTGGAGACCTGGTGGAATCCCAACCACCCGCTCTCCAGCAGCTTCGCGGCCCTGATCCAGAAGAACGTCATCACGGTCACCGGCGCGTTCTCGCAAGGCCTGAAAAACAATCGCTCGCTGGCGGTGCTGCGGGGCAGCCGCATTCCCGCCGCACTGATCGAGATCGGGTACACCAGTCACCCGGTCGACGGCCTCAACCTCCAGAATCCCACCTACCTCGACCGGGTGGCGCTCGGCATCGCCCAGGGCATCCGGGAGGCGGTGGTGACGGGCGTCACGGCGAGCGGCGGCGGGAGGTAG
- a CDS encoding NPCBM/NEW2 domain-containing protein: MPQRSPRSTLSLRFGLTLALTLSLAACSSSPGSGTPDANDPVAAYPYEPGTDYSWTSTVPSTNPYPGDQGYPWRGLAVSAAGQPTDLDLTSGNWDSASNGYGPVEVDKSNNTNKGGDGQTLTIGGVTYARGLGAHANSDIRYTLPGQCTTFTASIGVDDEVGNRGSVVFEVWNGTTAKLYDSGVMRGTDAAKAISVPLNGVQQLRLVVRDAGDGMNYDHADWAATRLLGCSVPATSGDKFLSDLTPVSTPVNGYGPYEKDRSNGQNAAGDGKTLSIGGTTYPKGLGVHAASTLTYDLSGTCSTFTAEVGVDDEVGDRGSVVFQVLTDGTKVYDSGIMTGRDPARSVSVDVAGKQRLTLAVTDAGDGINYDHADWASAKVSCSVTQPTVSSVTVNPGSAVLSVGGTRQFTADVQGSGAYGSDVTWTSSNPAVATVSASGLVTAAAQGTVTITATSKFDPSKSGSAQVTVNPASTLPAGGILINFQPAGSGTPAGYTKDTGAAFDAARGFGWIREDSVGTGTSVPLDITPNTRDRALAGVDGRLNTFAHMQFPANVSSSTAVRTPAAWEYALPNGVYSVTVAVGDASNSLDSQHQINVEGQLAISRYNPVASKKFITSTVRVGVTDGRLTVDARGGTNTKIDYVTIQPGDQPSVRVTNPQDAETLVPTTASITADVNLPNSGVDVNTLTASTVRLIDAGTNVAVPATLNTSGGGDVIVLKPNTPLNANTRYIFEVTAGVKDTSGVPFLPLRSTFVTGSSTGSSSNVAFEQVALPTVPAMPYTAVEMGPDGKLYAGTLTGEILRFGILSDGTLTQPQTITSVQTANGGPRTIIGLKFDPTSTPDNLTLWISNNYFWDGSSNAPDWSGKITRLSGPNLENVQDYVVGLPRSIRDHETNSITFRPGDPNALYVLQASNTAMGAPDAAWGNRPERVLNAALLRVDLSKITNPPLDVKTAEGGLYNPYAAGAPVTIYASGMRNAYDMVWHTNGQLYVPTNGSAAGGNTPGTPATLPAACQTREGGPYTGPAVPALSGVSGQHDYLFRVVPGGYYGHPNPQRCEWVLNGGNPTAGVDTAEVVASTSGAGYAVGVQPDRNYRGFSYDFGEHASANGVIEEYTTAQNSTLKNKLLVVRYSAGKDIIVLTPGGPNQDIVSADTLITGLTNFNPSPLDLTENRSTGHLYVAQLDERTGSGKITLVRPK, encoded by the coding sequence ATGCCCCAACGTTCACCGCGCTCCACCCTCTCCCTGCGTTTTGGTCTGACCCTCGCGCTGACCCTGAGTCTCGCCGCCTGCTCCTCGTCGCCGGGGAGCGGGACGCCAGACGCGAACGACCCCGTCGCGGCCTACCCCTATGAGCCGGGCACGGACTACTCGTGGACCAGCACGGTGCCGAGCACGAACCCGTACCCCGGCGACCAGGGCTACCCCTGGCGCGGCCTGGCCGTGAGCGCGGCCGGGCAGCCCACCGACCTCGACCTGACGAGCGGGAACTGGGACTCGGCCTCCAACGGCTACGGCCCGGTCGAGGTGGACAAGAGCAACAACACCAACAAGGGCGGGGACGGTCAGACCCTGACCATCGGCGGCGTGACCTACGCCAGGGGCCTAGGCGCCCACGCCAACTCCGACATCCGCTACACCCTTCCCGGCCAATGCACCACCTTCACCGCCAGCATCGGCGTGGACGACGAGGTGGGCAACCGGGGCAGCGTGGTGTTCGAGGTCTGGAACGGCACCACCGCCAAGCTCTACGACAGCGGCGTCATGCGCGGGACCGACGCGGCCAAGGCCATTTCGGTGCCCCTGAACGGGGTCCAGCAGCTTCGGCTGGTCGTGCGCGACGCGGGTGACGGGATGAACTACGACCACGCCGACTGGGCCGCCACCCGGCTGCTCGGCTGCTCGGTGCCCGCGACCTCGGGCGACAAGTTCCTGAGTGACCTCACGCCGGTCAGCACCCCGGTCAACGGCTACGGTCCCTACGAGAAGGACCGCAGCAACGGCCAGAATGCGGCCGGGGACGGCAAGACCCTCAGCATCGGCGGCACCACCTATCCCAAGGGGCTGGGCGTGCACGCCGCCTCCACGCTCACCTACGACCTGAGCGGCACCTGCTCGACCTTCACCGCCGAGGTGGGCGTGGACGACGAGGTGGGGGACCGCGGCAGCGTGGTGTTCCAGGTGCTCACCGACGGCACCAAGGTCTATGACAGCGGGATCATGACCGGACGCGACCCGGCCCGTTCGGTGAGTGTGGACGTCGCGGGCAAGCAGCGCCTGACGCTGGCCGTGACGGACGCGGGCGACGGCATCAACTACGACCACGCCGACTGGGCGAGCGCCAAGGTGAGCTGCTCGGTGACCCAGCCCACGGTCAGCAGCGTGACGGTCAACCCCGGCAGCGCGGTGCTGTCGGTGGGGGGAACCCGGCAGTTCACGGCCGACGTGCAGGGCAGCGGGGCGTACGGCTCGGACGTCACCTGGACGAGCAGCAACCCGGCGGTCGCCACCGTCAGCGCCAGCGGGCTGGTCACCGCTGCCGCTCAGGGGACGGTGACGATCACCGCCACCTCGAAGTTCGACCCGAGCAAGTCGGGCAGCGCTCAGGTCACGGTCAACCCCGCCTCCACCCTCCCCGCGGGCGGCATCCTGATCAACTTCCAGCCAGCGGGCTCGGGCACGCCCGCTGGGTACACCAAGGACACGGGCGCGGCCTTCGACGCGGCGCGCGGCTTCGGCTGGATCCGGGAGGACAGCGTGGGCACGGGGACCAGCGTGCCCCTGGACATCACGCCGAACACCCGGGACCGCGCGCTCGCCGGGGTGGACGGGCGCCTCAACACCTTTGCCCATATGCAGTTCCCCGCCAACGTGAGTAGCTCGACCGCCGTGCGCACGCCCGCCGCGTGGGAATACGCCCTGCCCAACGGGGTGTACAGCGTGACGGTCGCCGTGGGGGACGCCAGCAACAGCCTGGATAGCCAGCACCAGATCAACGTCGAGGGGCAGCTCGCCATCTCCCGCTACAACCCGGTCGCGTCCAAGAAGTTCATCACCTCGACGGTGCGCGTGGGCGTCACCGACGGCCGCCTGACGGTGGACGCGCGCGGCGGCACGAACACCAAGATCGACTACGTGACCATCCAGCCCGGCGACCAGCCCAGCGTGCGCGTCACCAACCCGCAGGACGCCGAGACCCTCGTGCCGACCACCGCGTCCATCACGGCCGACGTGAACCTGCCCAACAGCGGCGTGGACGTGAACACCCTGACCGCCTCGACGGTGCGGCTGATCGACGCGGGCACGAACGTCGCGGTGCCCGCCACGCTCAACACCTCGGGCGGCGGGGACGTGATCGTGCTCAAGCCCAACACGCCCCTGAATGCCAACACCCGGTACATCTTCGAGGTCACCGCCGGGGTCAAGGACACGAGCGGGGTGCCTTTCCTGCCGCTGCGGTCCACCTTCGTGACGGGGTCGAGCACCGGGTCCAGCAGCAACGTCGCCTTCGAGCAGGTCGCGCTGCCCACGGTCCCGGCGATGCCGTACACGGCGGTCGAGATGGGACCGGACGGCAAGCTGTACGCCGGGACGCTCACCGGCGAGATCCTGCGCTTCGGGATCCTGTCCGACGGCACGCTCACCCAGCCGCAGACCATCACCTCGGTGCAGACGGCCAACGGCGGGCCGCGCACCATCATCGGCCTGAAGTTCGACCCCACCTCCACGCCCGACAACCTGACCCTGTGGATCAGCAACAACTACTTCTGGGACGGCAGTTCCAACGCGCCCGACTGGAGCGGCAAGATCACCCGCCTGAGCGGCCCCAATCTGGAGAACGTGCAGGACTACGTGGTCGGGCTGCCGCGCTCGATCCGTGACCACGAGACGAACTCCATCACCTTCCGGCCCGGCGACCCGAACGCCCTGTACGTCCTGCAAGCCAGCAATACGGCGATGGGCGCCCCCGACGCCGCCTGGGGCAACCGGCCCGAGCGGGTGCTGAACGCCGCGCTGCTGCGGGTGGACCTCTCCAAGATCACCAACCCGCCGCTGGACGTGAAGACGGCGGAGGGCGGCCTGTACAACCCCTACGCGGCGGGCGCGCCTGTGACCATCTACGCCTCGGGGATGCGCAACGCCTACGACATGGTGTGGCACACCAACGGGCAGCTCTACGTCCCCACCAACGGCTCGGCGGCGGGCGGGAACACGCCCGGGACCCCAGCGACGCTGCCTGCCGCCTGCCAGACCCGCGAGGGCGGCCCCTACACCGGCCCGGCGGTCCCGGCGCTCAGCGGGGTCAGCGGGCAGCATGATTACCTCTTCCGGGTGGTGCCGGGCGGCTACTACGGCCACCCCAATCCCCAGCGCTGCGAGTGGGTGCTCAACGGCGGCAACCCCACGGCGGGGGTGGACACCGCCGAGGTCGTGGCCTCCACCTCGGGGGCAGGGTACGCGGTGGGGGTGCAGCCCGACCGCAACTACCGGGGCTTCTCCTACGACTTCGGCGAGCACGCCTCCGCCAACGGCGTGATCGAGGAGTACACCACCGCCCAGAACTCCACCCTGAAGAACAAGTTGCTCGTCGTGCGTTACAGCGCGGGCAAGGACATCATCGTGCTGACCCCCGGCGGGCCGAACCAGGACATCGTCAGCGCCGACACGCTGATCACGGGCCTCACCAACTTCAACCCCAGCCCGCTGGACCTCACCGAGAACCGCTCGACCGGCCACCTGTACGTCGCGCAGCTCGACGAGCGCACCGGCAGCGGCAAGATCACCCTGGTGCGACCCAAATAA
- a CDS encoding DUF1345 domain-containing protein has product MPSSPTPQSPWPKSWPRLVIAGSAGMVAALVLPVSPAGVIRAMLGWDVGALTLLALTWHFILRSPPERTRYAAAAEDPGRAAVGASVLVSSVVSLIAAAWVIDGAQRLSPVAPGVPITFAVVAVVGGWFLTHTTYALRYAHLSSSGGDQEAGPDGGLEFPGDTSPAALDFAYFAFVLGMTFQVSDVAVSSPVIRRVALWHGLTAFWFNVAPSWPSP; this is encoded by the coding sequence TTGCCTTCCTCCCCCACGCCACAGAGTCCGTGGCCGAAGTCCTGGCCGCGGCTCGTGATCGCGGGGAGTGCCGGAATGGTGGCGGCGTTGGTGCTGCCCGTTTCCCCGGCAGGGGTGATCCGGGCCATGTTGGGCTGGGACGTGGGCGCCCTCACCTTGCTCGCGTTGACCTGGCACTTCATCCTGCGCTCACCCCCCGAACGCACACGGTACGCGGCGGCCGCCGAGGATCCTGGCCGGGCGGCTGTGGGCGCCAGTGTCCTTGTCTCCAGCGTCGTGAGCCTGATCGCGGCCGCCTGGGTGATCGACGGTGCCCAGCGCCTGTCTCCCGTAGCGCCCGGGGTTCCGATCACGTTCGCGGTCGTGGCAGTGGTCGGCGGCTGGTTCCTCACGCACACCACCTACGCCCTGCGGTACGCGCACCTGTCCTCCAGCGGTGGGGATCAGGAGGCCGGGCCGGACGGTGGTCTGGAGTTCCCGGGCGACACGTCACCCGCCGCGCTCGATTTCGCGTACTTCGCTTTCGTCCTCGGCATGACGTTTCAGGTCTCGGATGTGGCCGTCTCCAGTCCGGTCATCCGGCGGGTCGCGTTGTGGCACGGCCTGACCGCCTTCTGGTTCAACGTGGCCCCATCCTGGCCCTCACCCTGA